From Streptomyces yatensis, one genomic window encodes:
- a CDS encoding MauE/DoxX family redox-associated membrane protein, whose translation MSALVCALAPLVLAGVLGPAGAGKLFGRGTARQAPRTALARLLRDGGRAALVLRALGAVELLLAAALLAPPATPLPGAGAALLGAGFLGYLGYARAAAPGSSCGCTARQDAPLTWRAFARAAAVLAGGVAAAPAQQSWWTAAARRPAAALCLVLAAAAVLTALSADPDRRWRMPLRRLRLRITGHPLAATGAPAVVPLGAPGAPAVVPLGAPGAPAVVPLGAPGAPAVVPLGAPGTPAAVPVAATVELLERSRAWQSASRVVRSALLDHWDDGGWRILQFAGVHGGGTAARPVLVLFAVDAAASLDTVREPAVRVSVIDADSGAPVTATA comes from the coding sequence GTGAGCGCCCTGGTCTGCGCCCTGGCCCCGCTGGTGCTCGCCGGGGTGCTCGGACCGGCCGGGGCGGGCAAGCTGTTCGGCCGGGGCACCGCCCGGCAGGCGCCCCGTACCGCGCTCGCCCGGCTGCTGCGCGACGGCGGCCGGGCCGCGCTCGTCCTGCGCGCCCTCGGCGCGGTCGAACTCCTCCTCGCCGCCGCACTGCTGGCGCCGCCCGCCACCCCGCTCCCGGGAGCGGGGGCCGCCCTCCTCGGCGCGGGCTTCCTCGGCTATCTCGGCTATGCCCGCGCCGCCGCGCCCGGCTCCTCCTGCGGCTGTACGGCACGTCAGGACGCCCCCCTCACCTGGCGCGCCTTCGCCCGCGCCGCCGCGGTTCTCGCGGGCGGGGTCGCGGCGGCCCCGGCCCAGCAGTCCTGGTGGACCGCGGCGGCCCGCCGTCCGGCCGCGGCGCTGTGTCTGGTCCTGGCCGCGGCGGCGGTTCTGACGGCCCTGTCCGCCGATCCGGACCGCCGCTGGCGGATGCCGCTGCGCCGGCTGCGACTGCGGATCACCGGACACCCGCTCGCCGCGACCGGAGCCCCGGCGGTGGTCCCGCTCGGCGCGCCCGGAGCCCCGGCGGTGGTCCCGCTCGGCGCGCCCGGAGCCCCGGCGGTGGTCCCGCTCGGCGCGCCCGGAGCCCCGGCGGTGGTCCCGCTCGGCGCGCCCGGAACCCCGGCGGCGGTCCCGGTCGCCGCGACCGTCGAACTGCTGGAGCGCTCGCGCGCCTGGCAGAGCGCCTCCCGCGTGGTGCGCTCCGCGCTGCTGGACCACTGGGACGACGGCGGCTGGCGCATCCTCCAGTTCGCCGGGGTGCACGGCGGCGGCACGGCCGCCAGGCCCGTTCTGGTGCTCTTCGCGGTGGACGCCGCGGCCAGCCTGGACACGGTGCGCGAGCCCGCCGTCCGGGTCAGCGTCATCGACGCGGACAGCGGGGCCCCGGTCACGGCCACGGCGTGA
- a CDS encoding Mut7-C RNAse domain-containing protein encodes MNGPEIHLSLAPELRFFAVPERRRPWTAVVTDGASTLGHVVESLGVPLTEVGRLVVNGEETAVSHVPGAGETVEVHPVVRPQRVPGAPLRFLLDVHLGTLARRLRLLGVDAAYESEDIGDPELAARSAAQRRVLLSRDRGLLRRRELWAGAYVYSDRPDEQLRDVLGRFAPGLAPWTRCTACNGPLEDADKESVRELLQHGTRRTYEVFARCTVCERVYWRGAHHARLEAIVTGAMSEFGDARAALS; translated from the coding sequence GTGAACGGACCCGAGATCCACCTCAGCCTCGCCCCTGAACTGCGATTCTTCGCCGTCCCGGAGCGGCGCCGCCCCTGGACGGCCGTGGTCACCGACGGCGCCTCCACCCTCGGCCATGTCGTGGAGTCGCTCGGGGTCCCGCTCACCGAGGTCGGCCGGCTGGTGGTGAACGGCGAGGAGACCGCCGTCTCGCATGTGCCGGGCGCGGGGGAGACCGTGGAGGTCCATCCGGTCGTCCGCCCGCAGCGGGTGCCGGGCGCGCCGCTGCGCTTCCTGCTCGATGTGCACCTGGGCACGCTCGCGCGCCGGCTGCGGCTGCTGGGCGTGGACGCCGCGTACGAGAGCGAGGACATCGGCGACCCCGAGCTGGCCGCGCGCTCCGCCGCCCAGCGCCGGGTGCTGCTCTCCCGCGACCGGGGGCTGCTGCGCCGCCGTGAGCTGTGGGCCGGGGCGTATGTCTACAGCGACCGCCCCGATGAGCAACTCCGGGACGTCCTCGGCCGGTTCGCCCCGGGCCTGGCGCCCTGGACCCGCTGCACCGCCTGCAACGGCCCGCTGGAGGACGCCGACAAGGAGTCGGTCCGGGAGCTGCTCCAGCACGGCACCCGGCGCACCTACGAGGTCTTCGCCCGCTGCACCGTCTGTGAGCGGGTCTACTGGCGCGGTGCCCACCACGCCCGGCTGGAGGCCATCGTGACCGGGGCGATGAGCGAGTTCGGCGACGCCCGGGCCGCCCTGTCCTGA
- a CDS encoding cell wall protein yields MSAYRTGDPLDRRRFLTAAALRGATVIGTGALSAGALSTGVLGTGVIGATALGAVDADAAFAAPIRPLDPAVAESAFAEGRITAINHDVLEVAGSYGDHSRVRVTNATSVWKARATTADDIETGDGLYARGLPLPDGTLAADAVWVNIVNLHATIRGIERTRLHLAHGQHEIVGHLMAQTTSASYGDASPTADLSRLSIGQSAQVLGAWRPSDGSVDLVRVAVAPGAGRRR; encoded by the coding sequence ATGAGCGCGTACCGAACCGGCGACCCCCTCGACCGCCGTCGCTTCCTCACCGCCGCCGCCCTCCGCGGCGCCACCGTCATCGGCACGGGAGCCCTGAGCGCGGGAGCCCTGAGCACAGGAGTCCTCGGCACCGGAGTCATCGGGGCGACCGCCCTGGGCGCCGTGGACGCCGACGCCGCCTTCGCCGCGCCCATCCGCCCCCTGGACCCCGCGGTCGCCGAGAGCGCCTTCGCCGAGGGGCGGATCACCGCGATCAACCACGACGTCCTGGAGGTCGCGGGTTCCTACGGCGACCACTCCCGGGTGCGGGTCACGAACGCCACCAGCGTCTGGAAGGCCCGGGCCACCACCGCGGACGACATCGAGACCGGCGACGGGCTCTACGCCCGCGGCCTCCCCCTGCCCGACGGCACCCTCGCCGCCGACGCGGTGTGGGTCAACATCGTGAACCTCCACGCCACCATCCGCGGTATCGAGAGGACCCGGCTGCATCTCGCCCACGGGCAGCACGAGATCGTCGGCCACCTCATGGCGCAGACCACCAGCGCCTCGTACGGCGACGCCTCGCCGACCGCCGATCTGTCCCGGCTCTCCATCGGGCAGAGCGCCCAGGTCCTGGGCGCGTGGCGGCCCTCCGACGGCTCCGTGGACCTCGTGCGGGTCGCGGTCGCGCCCGGTGCGGGGAGACGGCGGTGA
- a CDS encoding ribonuclease BN, which produces MSEHRSASGSRGPRWWRRLEDAFHRSAIGRGWRRGSEFELLHRAMGFAALGFLTLVPLLIVVAAADPVNRLGFAQWLAEGLGLSSTSRDEVQELFAPPKQALESTTAFGLATLAVFSLRFGTVLQVGYEKVWELPAGRWHTAWRHLVWFVVLICYLLLSAHLEPGFSRVLVGVLGTVLFFWWSQRLLLGGRISWGALLPGALATGVGLLGLRVFSQLVFSPLIASNAVSYGPVGTVLVVQSWLVGVGFVVFGGALLGRVLYEEYLRMVAWRRKRRRDRPKPPPPAE; this is translated from the coding sequence ATGTCCGAGCATCGGTCCGCGTCCGGCTCCCGGGGGCCCAGATGGTGGCGGCGGCTGGAGGACGCGTTCCACCGCTCCGCGATCGGACGCGGATGGCGGCGGGGCAGTGAGTTCGAGCTGCTGCACCGCGCGATGGGCTTCGCCGCCCTGGGCTTTCTCACCCTGGTGCCCCTGCTGATCGTGGTCGCGGCGGCCGATCCGGTGAACCGGCTCGGGTTCGCCCAATGGCTGGCCGAGGGCCTCGGCCTGTCCTCGACCTCACGGGACGAGGTGCAGGAGCTGTTCGCCCCGCCCAAACAGGCGCTGGAGTCCACCACCGCCTTCGGTCTGGCCACGCTGGCCGTCTTCAGCCTGCGCTTCGGCACGGTGCTCCAGGTCGGCTACGAGAAGGTGTGGGAGCTTCCGGCCGGCCGCTGGCACACCGCCTGGCGCCATCTGGTGTGGTTCGTCGTGCTGATCTGCTATCTGCTGCTCTCCGCCCATCTGGAGCCCGGCTTCTCGCGGGTGCTGGTGGGGGTGCTGGGCACGGTGCTGTTCTTCTGGTGGTCGCAGCGGCTGCTGCTGGGCGGGCGGATCAGTTGGGGCGCCCTGCTCCCCGGCGCGCTGGCCACCGGCGTCGGGCTGCTGGGGCTGCGGGTCTTCTCCCAGCTGGTGTTCTCCCCGCTGATCGCCTCCAACGCCGTCTCCTACGGTCCGGTCGGCACCGTCCTGGTCGTCCAGTCCTGGCTGGTCGGCGTCGGATTCGTGGTCTTCGGCGGCGCGCTGCTGGGCCGGGTGCTGTACGAGGAGTATCTGCGGATGGTGGCCTGGCGCCGCAAGCGGCGGCGCGACCGGCCCAAGCCACCCCCACCGGCGGAGTGA
- a CDS encoding septal ring lytic transglycosylase RlpA family protein, whose protein sequence is MACGSTKLWNGEATWFCCGNAWGPCASAGGGACGTCRSSALQAAWPNASKACWDITRPDLCGEDIPRRGCGSVMKVRHDCSGASVCVTVSDCGPRTRSFCSESTCCDGVCRTNRVIDLTPAAFSAIGSLSSGTLPVSIFE, encoded by the coding sequence GGCCACCTGGTTCTGTTGTGGCAACGCCTGGGGTCCGTGCGCCTCGGCGGGCGGCGGCGCGTGCGGCACCTGCCGCTCCAGCGCCCTGCAGGCGGCCTGGCCCAACGCCTCCAAGGCGTGCTGGGACATCACCCGGCCGGACCTGTGCGGCGAGGACATACCCCGGCGCGGCTGCGGCTCCGTGATGAAGGTGCGCCACGACTGCTCGGGCGCGAGCGTCTGTGTCACCGTCAGCGACTGCGGCCCGCGCACCCGCAGCTTCTGCTCCGAGTCCACCTGCTGCGACGGGGTCTGCCGCACCAACCGCGTCATCGACCTCACCCCCGCCGCCTTCTCCGCCATCGGCAGTCTGAGCTCCGGCACCCTGCCGGTCTCCATCTTCGAATGA
- a CDS encoding glutathione S-transferase C-terminal domain-containing protein encodes MSETFPVSSGPAALLDPDPCSPHPRIAPPAAPHRFRSRIGVDLAGGFYPVPHRYRLYLSASCPLSLRVSITLDLLGLRDTVATTLVGLPDDTPEAFAALRGAYEATWHRYGGPVDAPALCDGWTGRVVSNHTPDILRDLAGHLSDGGGPGRPRLRPAPRAADIDALREHLDEDITHAARQAGTAPGAECRDAALERLLTALGRLDRRLATAPYALGDELTAADVDLWVALVQLDTEHRLHLDADAAQRVSRHGRLRGYVRRLHAHPAFHTTIPEALLDDVS; translated from the coding sequence ATGTCCGAGACGTTTCCGGTCAGTTCAGGTCCTGCCGCGCTTCTCGACCCCGACCCGTGCTCACCCCACCCCCGGATCGCCCCGCCCGCCGCGCCGCACCGTTTCCGCAGCCGCATCGGCGTCGACCTCGCCGGTGGCTTCTATCCGGTGCCGCATCGCTATCGGCTCTATCTCTCCGCGAGCTGTCCGCTCTCGCTGCGCGTCTCCATCACCCTCGATCTGCTCGGACTGCGGGACACCGTCGCCACCACCCTCGTCGGCCTCCCGGACGACACCCCCGAAGCGTTCGCCGCACTGCGCGGGGCCTACGAGGCCACCTGGCACCGCTACGGCGGACCGGTGGACGCGCCCGCGCTGTGCGACGGCTGGACCGGACGTGTCGTCAGCAACCACACGCCCGACATCCTGCGCGACCTCGCCGGCCATCTGAGCGACGGCGGCGGACCGGGGCGTCCCCGGCTGCGCCCGGCGCCCCGCGCCGCGGACATCGACGCCCTCCGGGAACACCTCGACGAGGACATCACCCACGCCGCCCGGCAGGCCGGGACGGCGCCCGGGGCGGAGTGCCGGGACGCGGCGCTGGAGCGGCTGCTGACCGCCCTCGGCCGGCTCGACCGCAGGCTGGCGACCGCGCCGTACGCACTGGGCGACGAGCTGACCGCCGCCGATGTGGACCTGTGGGTGGCCCTCGTCCAGCTCGACACCGAGCACCGGCTCCACCTGGACGCCGACGCGGCCCAGCGGGTCTCCCGCCATGGGCGGCTGCGCGGCTATGTGCGGCGGCTGCACGCCCATCCGGCCTTCCACACCACGATTCCGGAGGCCCTCCTGGACGACGTGTCCTGA